In a genomic window of Halodesulfovibrio sp.:
- a CDS encoding LysR family transcriptional regulator, translating into MNITIRQIELFLALMRNPHIGTVAQEHFLTHSAVSMAIKSLEQTVGERVFDRISNRLVPNENGKILMECLEPAFEQIRDVETLFKRDRMAGVLRVGASSTFADYILPQVLYSFKTKYPQSQIEVINFNSTHVVEHVESGEINLGFIEGDYESRSTKFEEVYKEELVVVTADKYLAGSQEYHLSELLDLDWILREQGSGTRKTMWKHLGPAKKDINIFMELEHIEAIKSVLKNPGTLSCMSPFCFQRELAKGELFPVQLEGVRFKRSLYAVMNKQKYRSNLLNQFVFDVREHLMKMVPQIDEE; encoded by the coding sequence ATGAATATTACCATAAGGCAAATAGAATTATTCCTCGCGCTTATGCGGAATCCTCATATTGGAACCGTTGCGCAGGAACATTTTTTGACACACTCAGCTGTCTCAATGGCGATAAAATCACTGGAACAAACAGTTGGCGAGCGGGTTTTTGATCGAATAAGCAACAGGCTTGTGCCTAACGAGAATGGCAAAATTCTAATGGAATGTCTGGAACCTGCGTTTGAACAGATTCGCGATGTGGAAACATTATTTAAGCGTGACAGAATGGCTGGCGTGCTTCGCGTTGGTGCAAGTTCTACGTTTGCAGACTATATTTTGCCGCAGGTATTGTACTCTTTTAAAACAAAATATCCGCAGAGTCAGATTGAAGTTATTAACTTTAACTCAACGCATGTTGTTGAGCACGTTGAAAGCGGCGAAATAAACCTAGGTTTTATTGAAGGCGATTACGAATCCCGCTCCACCAAGTTTGAAGAGGTCTATAAAGAAGAGCTTGTTGTGGTTACAGCAGATAAGTATCTTGCAGGGTCGCAGGAGTATCATTTATCTGAACTGCTGGATTTAGACTGGATTTTGCGTGAGCAAGGTTCCGGTACTCGTAAAACCATGTGGAAGCATTTAGGACCGGCGAAGAAAGATATTAATATCTTTATGGAACTTGAACACATTGAGGCTATTAAATCTGTATTGAAAAATCCGGGAACATTAAGCTGCATGTCTCCGTTTTGTTTCCAAAGGGAGCTTGCGAAGGGAGAATTATTCCCTGTTCAGCTTGAAGGGGTACGGTTTAAACGCAGTTTGTATGCTGTGATGAATAAGCAGAAATATCGTTCGAATTTGCTAAACCAGTTTGTGTTTGACGTTCGTGAACATCTTATGAAAATGGTTCCGCAAATTGATGAAGAATAA